One stretch of Glycine soja cultivar W05 chromosome 7, ASM419377v2, whole genome shotgun sequence DNA includes these proteins:
- the LOC114419671 gene encoding probable carboxylesterase 12 codes for MDQTTAAANEVVREFPGLLRVYKDGRVERLLGTETTPPGTDPGTAVQSKDVTINAETGAGVRLYLPPTAAAQKLPLLIYIHGGAFCVCTPYNPAYHHHLNALSAAANVVVASVHYRLAPEHPLPAAYDDAWEVLQWVAASDPEPWLNCHADLSTVFLAGDSAGANIAHNTAMRGTTQGFGNLTLKGMVLLHPYFGNDKKDELLEYLYPTYGGFEDFKIHSQQDPKLSELGCPRMLIFVSEKDFLRDRGCSYYEALRKSGWMGKVEMVEFEGEDHVFHLLDPTKDKSVDLVKQFVAFIKQIPAHC; via the coding sequence ATGGACCAAACAACCGCCGCTGCCAACGAGGTTGTCCGCGAGTTCCCCGGCCTCCTCCGCGTCTACAAAGACGGCCGCGTCGAGCGCCTCCTCGGCACCGAAACCACCCCTCCCGGCACCGACCCCGGCACCGCCGTCCAATCCAAAGACGTCACCATCAACGCCGAAACCGGTGCCGGCGTCCGCCTCTACCTCCCTCCCACCGCCGCCGCCCAAAAACTCCCCCTTTTGATCTACATCCACGGCGGCGCCTTCTGCGTCTGCACCCCCTACAACCCCGcctaccaccaccacctcaaCGCCCTCTCCGCCGCCGCCAACGTCGTCGTCGCCTCCGTCCACTACCGCCTCGCCCCAGAGCACCCCCTCCCCGCCGCATACGACGACGCCTGGGAGGTCCTCCAGTGGGTCGCCGCCTCCGACCCGGAGCCCTGGCTCAACTGCCACGCCGATCTAAGCACCGTCTTCCTCGCCGGCGACAGCGCTGGAGCCAACATCGCCCACAACACCGCCATGCGAGGCACCACACAAGGCTTCGGAAATTTAACCCTCAAAGGCATGGTCTTGCTTCACCCATACTTCGGGAACGATAAAAAAGACGAGCTTCTGGAGTATCTATACCCTACCTACGGAGGGTTCGAAGACTTTAAGATACATTCTCAGCAGGATCCGAAACTGTCGGAACTGGGATGTCCGAGGATGCTGATCTTCGTGTCGGAGAAGGATTTTCTGCGTGACAGAGGGTGCAGTTATTACGAGGCGCTGAGGAAGAGTGGGTGGATGGGGAAGGTGGAGATGGTGGAGTTCGAGGGCGAGGACCACGTGTTTCATTTGCTCGACCCCACTAAGGATAAATCTGTGGACCTCGTTAAGCAGTTCGTCGCTTTCATCAAGCAAATCCCCGCGCACTGTTGA
- the LOC114419673 gene encoding probable carboxylesterase 2, which translates to MDSTTSTESEVAYDIPPILKVYKNGRIERLAGFEVVPPGLDPETNVESKDVVIAEKDGVSARLYIPKTTYPPTQKLPILVYFHGGAFIIGTPFSPNYHNLLNNVVSKANVIGVSVHYRRAPEHPVPIAHEDSWSALKWVASHIGGNGVEEWLNKYGDFEKVFVAGDSAGANIASYLGIRVGLEQLPGLKLEGVALVHPYFWGTEPLECEAERAEGTAKVHQLWRFTCPTTTGSDDPIINPGQDPNLGKLACGRVLVCVAEKDLLKDRGWHYKELLQKSDWPGVVDVVETKDEDHVFHMSDPNCDNAKALLNQIVSFIK; encoded by the coding sequence ATGGATTCAACAACTTCCACAGAAAGTGAAGTAGCCTATGACATCCCACCCATCCTCAAAGTCTACAAAAACGGTCGCATAGAGAGGCTCGCAGGCTTCGAGGTTGTTCCTCCGGGTCTCGACCCCGAAACTAACGTGGAATCGAAAGACGTCGTAATCGCCGAAAAAGACGGCGTATCCGCCAGGCTTTACATTCCGAAAACCACTTACCCACCAACGCAAAAGCTTCCTATTTTAGTTTACTTCCACGGCGGCGCCTTCATAATTGGAACACCGTTTTCTCCGAACTACCACAACCTACTCAACAACGTTGTTTCAAAGGCTAATGTGATAGGCGTTTCCGTCCACTACAGGAGGGCACCGGAGCACCCGGTTCCCATTGCCCACGAAGATTCGTGGAGTGCCCTCAAATGGGTCGCTTCCCATATCGGTGGAAACGGTGTTGAAGAGTGGCTGAACAAATACGGGGATTTTGAGAAAGTGTTCGTTGCCGGCGACAGCGCCGGCGCCAACATCGCGAGCTATTTGGGCATTCGGGTCGGGTTAGAACAGTTACCTGGTTTGAAGCTAGAAGGGGTTGCTTTGGTGCATCCTTATTTCTGGGGCACGGAGCCGCTGGAGTGTGAGGCGGAGCGGGCAGAAGGCACTGCCAAGGTGCACCAGTTGTGGCGATTTACGTGCCCCACCACGACGGGATCCGACGACCCGATTATCAACCCGGGTCAGGATCCGAATCTGGGGAAACTGGCCTGTGGGAGAGTGCTTGTTTGTGTGGCGGAGAAGGATTTGCTGAAGGACAGGGGTTGGCACTACAAAGAGTTGCTTCAGAAGAGTGATTGGCCTGGAGTTGTGGACGTGGTTGAGACTAAGGACGAGGATCACGTGTTTCATATGTCGGATCCGAATTGTGACAATGCTAAGGCTTTGCTTAACCAGATTGTTTCCTTTATCAAATAG